The genomic region ATCACCGCCCAGTGTGAGAATACTGTTGGCTACCGAGTAGGGAATCTCAATTTTTTCATATGTTAAATATTCTTCTTCAGCTTCTTCATCCCATTCCCACACTTTCATTGTGAGAATTAGAGTATCTCCCTTGGTGGTCCATACGTAGTCAGTTGTGTCGATCCACTCCCAATCATCCTCCGGATAGGTGTATTGCCAGATCTCTCTTCCGAGATGGTCTTTTTGGAATTCCATGAAGTGCGTTTCATTTTCATCTTCAAACAAATCAGATAAGGACGGTAATGGTAAAGGAATCCCCGGCGGCAGTGTTGTTTTTCCATAACTCAGGTTACCGGAAAATGAATATTCCAGAGTGTTGCCTTCATAATCCTCGCCGGAAATAGAAAGATCACCAATGGAGATTTCTATAGGTGCCGGGAAGGAAAATTCCACCCAATAATCCTCATAGTCAATACTCTCAAGTTGACCCGTAACAACAGAATCCTCAATGCCCAGGAATTCAAGGTTAACTTCGTCCTCAACAGAAACCATTTCAAAATCAGCTGAATAATCAACAAAACCGGTCATGAAGGTTCCGGTCAGAGACGCATCAGTCATCCCTGAGGATTTCTTTATTGCAATTCCCGCCGATGCAAATTCATCATTGGCTTCAGCAAGAACAATAAATTCATCATTAGCACTGACATACCCTATCTCTTCGTCACCATCAATAGTTAGAACACCCTCGGCGGATACAGAATAAGTTCCCGTTTCAGTCTCGTCTCCTTCAGAGACAGTATAGTTTCCATTTCCATCAAATGCCACTTCAGCCCCAGAAAAATGATAATAGTAACTTTCATCTTCTTCATCCCATTCCATATCTAGACCATTAAACATATAGGTCCCATCAAGGCTGGCTGCAGATTTTTCTGATCCTTCCTTAATTGTAAAACCCACAAAGGAGTTTTCAGAATCGGATCCGGAGGTTATGACTCCAAAGGTTCCGTCACTGGTAATATAGCCCACAGTACCATCATCAAATGTAAGAACACCATCCTCACTGACACTGTAGGTGCCGGTCGTTGGTGTCGTAGCATCGGCCGTCTGCATTATATAGGTCCCCACACCATCAAAAATAACGCCGAATAATTCAACATATGCCTCACCTTCATCATAAATGTCCTGATTTATGGTCGCACCAACATAGGTGCCCGCAACGGAGGCAGCGGTGGTTCCGGTGGCCGTCTTCATCCCTATGGCTAATACACTCTCTTTATCATCACCAAATGCAATAACGAGCAGATCTCCACTGGGATTAACAATGCCTGACACTTCACCCTCAAGGGAAAATACCCCATCATCGGCGACTGAGTAAGTTTCAGTTTCTGGATTTGTAGGATCCTCCGGTTCAACGATGGTCATCGAACCAGCTCCATCGAATGTGAGGCTCAAAAGTCCCATATTGAAGGTAAAGGCATCTTCCGGTATACTTCCGGCGCCAAAAGGGATCCAAATTCCTTCATCTTCGTCACTTCCCCATTCATATACAAAGAGCGAACCTGACGTGGGATGTTTCAAGTTGACACTTGTCATGTAATCAACGTATTCATCAAATGACTCAGTGGATGGGTCAAAGTAATTGAAAACCACATCGTAGACTATGCTTCCATCTGGGATTTCCTGAAACCAACCATAATTGGATACTGCGACCTGTGCATAATTCAAAAAGGTACCGCCCAGCATGTAGGTCATCTGTACCGATCCTTCACCCGTCACACCTATAGAACCTAAACCGGATTTATAGCCAATAAATTGCTCCAGATCAGGAATGGTCACAGCTGATTCCAGAGTGACATATGCACCCTCTTCTACTTTTGATTGCTTCCAGCGTCCGTAGAGATCTTCGTTCATCTGAAACAGTGATCTGGTATCTGAGGGTGGTTGAGTTGATCGCATCATGGGACCTATCCCCTCTTTTTCCAAGAGTCCACGGTCTCTACCATTTATTGACCTAAGTAGATTTCTGTAGTCACCTTTGGAGATTTTGTTTCGCTTGGTCGACATTTTGGCCGTTCTTTCAAAGCCTTTGATCTTTTCATGATACTGAAACCTTTCTGATAGTTTCTTTTTGTGAGAAAGGTCCAATACCTTGGCCTTATTGAAAACGGGTGATTTGTCTGTGGCGAAAGTGAAAGATAAGAAAATGATGGGAATGATAAGTCTTTTCATGAAATCAAGCTCTCCGTTTTGGTCAAACTATGTTTCAGTGCAATAGGGGCTGTCGAACATACAACTATCAGATATTCTGAGAAAAGATAAACATAAAATCAGAAAATTGTTGTGAGTTTTATCACAAATATGAGATGGAATAATATTATTTTGCAAATCTTGTAATGGGAAATCCCCCATCCTTCACTTATTTTTGACACACTTACGCTTTCAAAATATTCTATTAAGGGGATTATTGTTGTGAGATCAAGATCAGTCATATTTTTTTTCCTGTTTTTTCTATTTGGATGTTCTTCACAGTCAGAGAAAACAAATGATTCCAGTGGCCCATACGGCTATGAGTTGGTAAGTGACGTTATGGTCTCCATGAGGGATGGTGTTAAACTGGCAACAGACCTCTATTTCCCTACAGAGAACGGAAAACGCCTATCAGGAAAACTTCCTGCTATTATGGTCCGGACTCCATACAGCAAGTCACGTGGTTACCCACCAAGTGTATCAGCGGTCTACTTCGCCTCACATGGTTACGTTGCGATGTATCAGGATACTCGTGGCCGCTATAACTCCGAAGGTATCTGGCACATGCTTGACGATGATGGTGTGGACGGATACGATGCCGCCGAGTGGCTCGTGGAACAGCCTTGGTCTAATGGGAAGTTCGGGATGTACGGCACCTCCTACGTGGGCGGGACTCAGCATGCCGTGGCATTAGAGAATTCTCCCGGTCTTACCACCATTATACCGGTGGATGCCATGTCAAATCTTGGTTACTACAGTATGCGCTACGACGGTGCGTACGAACTGCGGTTCTGGAACTGGATCCACTGGGCTGGACAAGGTGGCGGAAGGCAGAGTCGGGATCCGGCAGTCAAGCAGATGCTTGCGGATTTCATTGAAGTTGACAACAGGAGAAAATACCTCAAACTATTCCCCGTTCGTGAAGGGACCACTCCCCTGAAGTTCATGCCTGAATATGAAGAGTGGCTTGTGAACGCTATGAAAGAGGGCGGCAACACAGCTTTCTGGAAGCAGAATAATGTCCGTGATTACACAGAGAATTATAAAGATATCCCAGTTTATCTTGTCGGTGGTTGGTATGATTCCTGGGGCGTAAACACCACAGAGAATTACATGGCTCTCAGTAAAACCATCAAAGGTCCTGTTTATATGATTATGGGTCCATGGATTCACGGACAGCAGGGAAATTACAGCCACGGTCAGGTAAGTTTTGGTAATGATGCTGCCATTCCTGACCTATTAGCCTGGCGCATGGAATGGTATGATCATTGGATCAAAGATGAAAAGACGGCCGTTGGAAATGAGGATCCATTCAAAACGAATGTACGGATATTTGTCATGGGTACAGGAGACGGTCACATGACTGAAGATAGTCTCCTTACTCATGGCGGTTACTGGAGAAATGAGAATGAATGGCCTTTGGAGAGAACCCAGTACACTCCCTACTATTTCCACGCCAACGGTTCAGTCTCTGCTGAAAAACCAGCTCAAAGGATCTCCTCCACTGATTTTGTTTCTGACCCGGACAATCCTGTACCCTCTATAGGAGGAAATACATCATCGGGCGGTGGTATTCTCCTACAAGGCGCATGGGATCAGAAAGGGGGCGATCATGTCTGGAACTGGCCCCTCCCCATTCCCCTTTCAGCCCGTAATGATGTTCTAGTGTTTCAGACAGAACCATTACAGGAAAATGTGGAAGTGACGGGAGAAATTCGCGTCAAATTTTGGGCAACTTCATCCTCTTTGGACACAGATTTTACAGCCAAGCTTGTTGATGTTTACCCTCCAAGCGCAGATTATCCTGGTGGTTTTGATATGAATATAGGGGATGGAATCATGCGGGCTAGATACAGAGACTCAAGAACGGAAGAAAATTTGATGAATCCCGGAGAAGTTTACGAAATGGAAATTCGGTTATACCCCACTTCAAACGTCTTCAAAAAAGGCCACCGCATCCGTGTGGATTTATCCGGAAGTAATTTTCCCAGGTTTGATGTGAACCCCAACACAGGTGAGCCTTTAAACGATAATCGCCGGACAATGAAAGCAGTGAATACTATCTATCATGATAGAAATCGCCCTTCCCACATACTTCTTCCGGTTATTCCTGCTGGATCTTAATCCACATTTTCGCCGCTAAACAGGTAACATTTTGAATTGGTTAGCTGAAAAATGGATCTTCCTAATAATGTTTGGTGTGTATACCATCGTTCTGATTCGTCACGCCATTGAGGGTAACAAGAAAACCAAAAATGTCACGGACTATTTCATCGGTGGACGATCCCTTGGCGGTATAACCATAGGTCTTTCCTTTTTTGCCACCTATTCCAGCACCAACAGTTTTATCGGTTTTTCCGGCCAGGCTTACACCTACGGTATCGGATGGTTACTGGTAGCACCGTGTGCTGTCATTTTCTCTTTGATGGCGTGGCTGATCGTAGCTCCCAAGCTTAGACGCTTCACTGAACATCTCGATTCTATAACAGTCCCTGATTTCATCGGTTTACGATTTGGTAGTGACAGCGCCCGCCTTATTGCGGCTGTTATCGTTATTTTCTCCAGTTTTCTTTATATGACGGCGGTATTCAAGGGTGCAGGGAACCTCCTTCAATCCTTTCTGGATATGTCATACGAACTGGCAATATTTCTAGTGCTCATCATAGTTATGCTTTACACAGCTGTTGGTGGTTTTATTTCTGTTGCTAGAACGGATGCAATTCAAGGAATCATCATGTGCGTCGCTGCCGTTGTTCTTTTCTTGGGTGCCTCCTCCTCTTCAGGTGGCGTGAGAACCTTATTTGATCTTGATATAACTGAGGCTGGTGAAAATCTACTTTCATGGAATACTGCCATGCCTTTTACCGTTCTCCTGGGCGTCATGATGGCGTCTACCATGAAATTCATGGTAGAGCCAAGGCAGCTGTCCAGGTTCTATGCAATCAGCGATAAAAAAAATATCGCCATCGGGCGTGTTGTATCAACAGCTGCATTTTTAGTAGTTTATACCCTCCTTGTTCCTATTGGTCTTTATGCACATAGAATTATAAAAAGTCCTTTGGCTGATTCCGATATGGTGGTTCCCACATTGCTGACAAATACGGCAGTCTTCAGTCCACTACTCAGTTCATTTTTGGTACTAGCAATGGTGGCGGCCGCAATGTCCTCGCTAGACAGCGTTCTGCTTGTAATGGCGTCTACATTTCATAGAGATATCATTTCCCTTAAGAAATCTGAAGAATCAAAAGAGCTGAATATCAGTGCCACAAGGATATACGTAATTACAGGTGCAATAATAACTGCACTTATTGCCCTTCGTCCCCCCGGTGGTATTGTTTTCCTTACATCATTTTCAGGAAGTTTATATGCGGCGTGTTTTTTACCTGCTATACTGCTAGGTCTCCACTGGCGTCGTGGCAACAGCCTGGCTGTCTGTTCATCCATGGTTACAGGAGCTTTTGTGCTGTTTCTTTGGCCCTATCTACCCTATAGTGAATCAATTCACAAAGTTTTCCCTGCAATGCTTCTCTCTACAGTGCTGTACCTCTTTTTTACACAAACCAGGGAGAATACAGCAGATGAGCGCGTAGAAGCTCTTTTCTCACAGACTTCTCTGTAAATTGATTGTAAATGTACCTCATTGATCAAGCCGAAAATTTTGGTCATCAGGTTGCGCTTGAATGCGATGAACGCTCTATTAACTACGGTCCGCTATTGGATCAAGCTCAATCTCTGGCGGCTGATTTAATAAAAGACCAAGATGATCTCGAAAGTGCGCGGATTGTTTCCCTGCTTTCACCTTCAATTGATTACGTAGTGCTTCAATGGGCTGTTTGGCTAGCTGGAGGAGTATTTGTCCCTTTAACAGCAAAATCCTCTGATGAAGAACTAGGTTTCCTTTTTGACGATATTGAACCCACCATAATTGTAGTTGATGAGGAAGAAAAGGACAGATTGTCGGCCATAAGTAAAAGGTATGAAATAAAATCGGTAAATGACTTTAACATAGTATCACAAAATAAATTGCCCTCTGTTGATTCTCACCGGCCTTGTATGTTGCTTTATACCTCAGGAACAACAGGAAAACCTAAGGGTGTTGTGGTTACTCATTCAAATTTGGAGGCGCAAATAAAAAGTCTTCAAGAAGCGTGGGGATGGTCTCAAAAAGACAAAACAGTCTTGACACTTCCCCTCTATCATGTCCACGGGAATGTAAACATTCTCTGTTGTGCCCTCGCATCAGGCTCGAACTGCAAAATCCATTCCCGATTTGATCCGGAAGCGGTCTGGAACGAATTCAGGAACGGAGATTTAACACTGTTCATGGCCGTTCCGACCATTTACGCAAAGTTGATGGAATGGTATGATAACGTTAATTCAAATGAACAAATGAAACTTTCCAAAGCCGTTTCAAATCTCAGGCTGACTGTATCAGGATCAGCTCCCTTATCTACTTCACTCTTTGAACGTTGGCATGAGATTTCAGGTCATACAATGCTTGAAAGATATGGCATGACGGAAACCGGCATGATCCTTTCCAACCCTCTGAATGGGGCACGTCGAAAGGGGGCGGTTGGTCAACCTCTTCCTGGCGTGACTGTGAAACTTGTTGATGACAAGCTTCAGGAAGTTGCTACGGGTGAATCCGGTGAAGTATTGGTTAAAGGGAAAAATGTGTTCTCAGAATACTGGAAACGATCCAAAGAAACTGACGCATCTTTCCACCAGGGCTGGTTTCGGACAGGCGACCTGGCAGTAAATGAGGATGGTGACTACCGACTTTTAGGAAGATTGAGTCAGGATATTATCAAAACCGGTGGGCATAAAGTGTCCGCACTGGAGATTGAAGAGGTCTTGAGAGAACATCCTGACATAAAAGACGCATCGGTCGTATCCATCCACGATGATATGTGGGGAGAGATCGTCTGTGCCGCAGTGACCCCACAATCTGATTTACTTTCTGATAAACGTCTTCTTGAATGGAGTAAAGGCTATTTTATCAGTCATAAACGTCCAAGAAGAGTCTTAATCATGGAAAACTTCCCCAGGAATAGCCTCGGGAAGGTTATAAAAAGTGAGCTCAGAAAAAAGTTCGAAAGGTCTTCTGAAATGGAATCAAAGGACGATACTTAAAAGGCGATCTTTCACCAGAACTGTCTTCTTGATTTTGTTACCGTCCACATACTTCTTTACATTGTCATGCTCAAGTGCCAGTGCCAATGCCGATTCTTCATTAATGCCGGGAGTAACTTCAATCTCCGCTCGCCGCTTCCCGTTTATCTGAACTGCAATCGTTATAAGATTTTCCTTCACCAGTTCTTCGTTGTACTCCGGCCAGTTACAATAAGCCAGAGTATCATTATGTCCCAGCTTCTCCCAAAGCTCTTCGCACATATGTGGGGTAAAAGGACTCAAGAGAAGTACCAGTGATTCAACAACAGTTTTAGGATATGCGTCCAGCTCTTTTATTTCATTGACCAGGATCATCATTTGAGAGATAGCTGTATTGAAGCGAAGTGCCTCAATATCATTAGTCACCTTTTTGATGGTTTGGTGAATTAACCGGGTCAAATCTTCATCAGACTCGACGTCGCTGATTTTTGTTGAAAGATTTCCATCGTTTTCCATCAGCATGGACCAGACCCGCCTGATAAATCGGTTGCTTCCCTGAATTCCTGATGTACTCCACGGTTTTGCTTTTTCCAGAGGTCCGAGGAACATATAGAACAGGCGAAGGGAATCAGCGCCGTATTTATCGATAATCTCATCGGGATTGATGACATTTCCCCGGGATTTACTCATCTTTACGCCGTCTTCTCCTAAGATCATTCCCTGATTCACCAATTTTTTGAAAGGTTCCTTTGTAGAAACATAACCCAGGTCGTAAAGAACATGGTGCCAGAACCGAGCATATAGAAGATGAAGTACAGCATGTTCCTGACCGCCGATATACAGGTCAACAGGCATCCAGTACGACTCTTTATCTTTGTCCCAGGGTTTATCGTTATTCTGAGGATCGACAAACCTGAGGAAATACCAGCAAGACCCCGCCCATTGTGGCATGGTGTTGGTTTCTCTTTTTCCTGATTTACCATCGATTTCCACATTCACCCAGTCACCGGCATTTGACAGTGGTGGGTCTCCCGACTTCGACGGCTTATATTTCTCTACTTCTGGAAGTTCAACAGGAAGATCTTTTTCAGGTATAGCCTCCACATCACCATTGATGTGAAAAACTGGGAACGGTTCACCCCAATAGCGCTGCCGGGAGAACAACCAATCCCTCAGTTTGTATTGAATGGTAGGTTTGCCTTTTTTGTTCTCTTCAAGCCAATTGATCATTTTATGCTTTGCATCATCCATGGTCAGGCCATTGAGAAATTCACTGTTAATGGCAGGACCATCATTGAGGTATGCCTCACCCTCGAATTTATCGGGCGGCTGTACTGTCCTCACAATGGGAAGGTCAAACTTTTTAGCAAAATCCCAGTCACGCTGATCCTCGCCGGGGACGGCCATGATAGCTCCCGTCCCGTAAGTCATAAGGACGTAGTCGGATATCCAAATGGGTATATGTTCTTCATTAGCAGGGTTAACTGCAAATGAACCGAGGTAAACTCCTGTCTTTTCTTTCTCCAGTTCGGTCCTTACAAGGTCTGATTTTCTCAGAGTTTTTTCTACATAATCATGGATCTGTTTTTTCTTATTGGGAGCCGTAAGCCGTTTAACCAAAGGGTGTTCCGGAGCAAGCACCAAATAGGTTGCCCCAAAAAGTGTATCGGGCCTTGTGGTAAAAACAGTGACAGTGTCATCAATGGATGGTAGTTGAAATATAACCTCCGCCCCTTCTGAGCGTCCTATCCAGTTACGCTGAAGTTCTTTAATGCCCTCAGGCCAGTCCAACTCATTCAACCCCTTCAGCAAACTTTCGGAGTATTCGGTTATTTTCAGAATCCATTGACGCATAGGTACCCGGTAGACAGGATGACCTCCCCGCTCTGATTTTCCATCAATTACTTCTTCATTGGCCAAAACGGTGCCGAGCTCTGGACACCAATTCACTGGTACTTCAGCTTCGTAAGCAAGGTCCTTTTTGAACAACTGGAGAAATATCCACTGAGTCCACTTGTAGTATTTTGGATCAGTTGTGTCTATTT from Candidatus Neomarinimicrobiota bacterium harbors:
- a CDS encoding CocE/NonD family hydrolase; the encoded protein is MVSMRDGVKLATDLYFPTENGKRLSGKLPAIMVRTPYSKSRGYPPSVSAVYFASHGYVAMYQDTRGRYNSEGIWHMLDDDGVDGYDAAEWLVEQPWSNGKFGMYGTSYVGGTQHAVALENSPGLTTIIPVDAMSNLGYYSMRYDGAYELRFWNWIHWAGQGGGRQSRDPAVKQMLADFIEVDNRRKYLKLFPVREGTTPLKFMPEYEEWLVNAMKEGGNTAFWKQNNVRDYTENYKDIPVYLVGGWYDSWGVNTTENYMALSKTIKGPVYMIMGPWIHGQQGNYSHGQVSFGNDAAIPDLLAWRMEWYDHWIKDEKTAVGNEDPFKTNVRIFVMGTGDGHMTEDSLLTHGGYWRNENEWPLERTQYTPYYFHANGSVSAEKPAQRISSTDFVSDPDNPVPSIGGNTSSGGGILLQGAWDQKGGDHVWNWPLPIPLSARNDVLVFQTEPLQENVEVTGEIRVKFWATSSSLDTDFTAKLVDVYPPSADYPGGFDMNIGDGIMRARYRDSRTEENLMNPGEVYEMEIRLYPTSNVFKKGHRIRVDLSGSNFPRFDVNPNTGEPLNDNRRTMKAVNTIYHDRNRPSHILLPVIPAGS
- a CDS encoding long-chain fatty acid--CoA ligase produces the protein MYLIDQAENFGHQVALECDERSINYGPLLDQAQSLAADLIKDQDDLESARIVSLLSPSIDYVVLQWAVWLAGGVFVPLTAKSSDEELGFLFDDIEPTIIVVDEEEKDRLSAISKRYEIKSVNDFNIVSQNKLPSVDSHRPCMLLYTSGTTGKPKGVVVTHSNLEAQIKSLQEAWGWSQKDKTVLTLPLYHVHGNVNILCCALASGSNCKIHSRFDPEAVWNEFRNGDLTLFMAVPTIYAKLMEWYDNVNSNEQMKLSKAVSNLRLTVSGSAPLSTSLFERWHEISGHTMLERYGMTETGMILSNPLNGARRKGAVGQPLPGVTVKLVDDKLQEVATGESGEVLVKGKNVFSEYWKRSKETDASFHQGWFRTGDLAVNEDGDYRLLGRLSQDIIKTGGHKVSALEIEEVLREHPDIKDASVVSIHDDMWGEIVCAAVTPQSDLLSDKRLLEWSKGYFISHKRPRRVLIMENFPRNSLGKVIKSELRKKFERSSEMESKDDT
- a CDS encoding leucine--tRNA ligase, which gives rise to MASGYDHHNIEQKWQRYWEGNKTFKAVEVKSKPKYYILDMFPYPSGQGLHVGHPLGYTATDVVARYKRMKGFNVLHPMGWDAFGLPAEQYALQTGTHPAVTTANNINNFRRQIKAIGLSYDWDREIDTTDPKYYKWTQWIFLQLFKKDLAYEAEVPVNWCPELGTVLANEEVIDGKSERGGHPVYRVPMRQWILKITEYSESLLKGLNELDWPEGIKELQRNWIGRSEGAEVIFQLPSIDDTVTVFTTRPDTLFGATYLVLAPEHPLVKRLTAPNKKKQIHDYVEKTLRKSDLVRTELEKEKTGVYLGSFAVNPANEEHIPIWISDYVLMTYGTGAIMAVPGEDQRDWDFAKKFDLPIVRTVQPPDKFEGEAYLNDGPAINSEFLNGLTMDDAKHKMINWLEENKKGKPTIQYKLRDWLFSRQRYWGEPFPVFHINGDVEAIPEKDLPVELPEVEKYKPSKSGDPPLSNAGDWVNVEIDGKSGKRETNTMPQWAGSCWYFLRFVDPQNNDKPWDKDKESYWMPVDLYIGGQEHAVLHLLYARFWHHVLYDLGYVSTKEPFKKLVNQGMILGEDGVKMSKSRGNVINPDEIIDKYGADSLRLFYMFLGPLEKAKPWSTSGIQGSNRFIRRVWSMLMENDGNLSTKISDVESDEDLTRLIHQTIKKVTNDIEALRFNTAISQMMILVNEIKELDAYPKTVVESLVLLLSPFTPHMCEELWEKLGHNDTLAYCNWPEYNEELVKENLITIAVQINGKRRAEIEVTPGINEESALALALEHDNVKKYVDGNKIKKTVLVKDRLLSIVL